Below is a genomic region from Accipiter gentilis chromosome 11, bAccGen1.1, whole genome shotgun sequence.
GGAGATTTCCACCACAGTTGATGTGCTGTAACACTCAGCCTACAGAAGCCAGGATGACATCTACTGGCGTTTCTTCCTTGCTCCTAACCGTCACCTGCATGGTCACGCCATCTCCTAGTGCAAGCCTGGACCTTACCAGCACATCACAGCCGCCTCTGTATACACCTGTGGACAAAGGAACATTTGAGAGAGTACTGTGAGAGAGGCTCAGTGATCTAGTCCTAACCCAGGAGCCAACAATCTGATGTGCAAGACAGATTCAGTCTATGGCCAGCTGCAGAGAGGGgggaaatgacaggaaaaaaaccccacaccaaaactCCCAAATCGGCCAAGCTCTTGAGGCCAAGACTGAAGGTAACAGATACTGTTCTAGTTAAACACAGTCAGCAAGTGCTGCTGGAGGGCTAGCTTGATTAAAATAGGTAGAAACTAGAAAGTGGGTAGCTGAAACTCACTTCCAGTTTGAAAAGGCAACACATATTGTAATTCTGCCATGAAGGCACAGTCCATTGGTTCAGTGCCCTTGCTGTTAAGGGAGCAATAGCCCTCCTATGCTTCTACTAGAGGGCTTGGAAGTAGCACTCCTGGAGGCAACTCAGACTGTAGGATGAGCCACCTCCAATCCCACTTCAACATCACTATGCAGACAGACCTGGAGTTACCAATTCTGCCTCTGAAATAAATTGAGATCTGACCCTTCAGTCATATTAAAACTGCAAGGAACAACTGCAACAAAGTTTTGTAGAGCGCTTCACTTCCAGGGATTGCACAAAACTGTAAGCCTGGAGCACAGTCACCAAACAAGAAGTTGTGGGTACTGCAGGCCAATTCAGGATGTGTCTTTAGTGACAGGAACTTGAAAACAAGATCGTCCCCCTTCTGAGATAACCTCAGGCAAGGAATTTAGTTAGGTGTCTGCTCTGGAAGTTCTCCATTCAGAGGATTCACTCCAATTCCTATATGTAGAATACCTCCATTCCAGGAGACACAGAACCAAGCCTGAGTTCACATGCAAGAGTGGGCTCCAAGTTAGCACCAGCTGCATTCAACTTGCTGGTTCACTTCAGCTttctacagaggaaaaaacccttgaAATAAGAGCAGAATCTCCTAActgattttccttcattttgtaaAAATCTGCAGGGACATGGAAACATCGAGTTCAATAGCATGAATACTTACCAGCTAAGTAGAGCGTGTGAGAATTTTTGTTCTCTGGCACTTTATCTGATCTCTCACAGGGCTGCATGCCCAAGAACTTGATGATGTTATTGACAGCTTCTGCATTCAGAGATTGAAGAGGAAAATTACCTCCAGGTTGGTGCCAAGCTTTCTGTGAGAACTTGTTTACAATCAAAGAACATTTTCTAAGCACCCATGTGGTTTAACCATTTCGGTTCATTACCTTGGTTGCAGCCCCACCACTACATCTACCTTGCCATGTCCCTTCTGCTGTCTTAACAGTCTAGGAATGCACCCCTCCCTTCAACCAGCCTCAAGCAAGAGAGCACTGCCAAGCTTCCACTCACTATAATCCCAACATTGCAACACAAAGCCTTGTTGCTGGGACATAATGTCACATTGGAAGGCACCAAATTCTCCTCCTACCACACTAAATATATCCCCAGCACGGCAGATTTACTGGGATTACTATGTGGGTCACCAATAAACGAGGAGAGATCATCTCACCGTCAAGGGTTTTAATTGAACTAAGTGCAAAGGTTTCTTCTTTCTCAAAGTCATCTCCCACTTCTTCCCACGCAGCTGCAAAGTTAGGCTTTAAAACCTTCTGAATATGATCAGACACAGTCACCTCCAAATCTTCCAACTGACAGAAAAGCAAGGGAGATTTTCAGCTGGCAGTTACAAAAATGATCCTAATcttagaaagggaaagaaagacaaagacagCAGGATTTTGCCAAGACAATTCTGACATGCCTGGCTTTCATTTCAGGAGAAGCACATAATAATAGCATctaaaaagcagagaggaaatatagtgtttatggtggtcatctgtaAACCTTAAAAACATTCACACAAAAACATCTGTGAGACTAAAGGAGAGCAGAAAAAGGGGCAATCACTCTGAGTCAAAGCCCATTCTAGCCCTTACTGGGCATCTGAGGAGAGACACTTTCTCAGAATCCAGAAGGAGCCTTTACTTCCTCCAAGCCCAAGAGACAGGCACTTTCAGTGATTGGTAACACGAACGCAATAAACAGAAGTGCAAATGCTTGGGATGGAAAGAAAGATTGGGCCACAGTCCTGAAAACAGACAATGGAAGTTATTCCTTCCCTCCTGTCTGTCCCCACAAATCTATCTCCATAGGGCACTAAAGCTAAACTAACTTTTGGCAGAAGCAAAGTTTTGGGGAAGGATCTAAAGTTACAAGCTACAGTATTTTGGAAATGTTGTTTCAGGCAGGCCTGCCATTCTCTCCTACCAGCTTCAGATCTGCAAGGAAACTGTCAATCCAATGGCCATGTGTATTCAGAATTagtgacaaggaaaaaaaacccaggtctTGAACTTACCACATATTCGTCGTCATAGCCATCTTCTTCTGGCACACCTGTGTTTGGGTCACAGTCTCGAACAGTGAACTTCATTGTGCAACTGAAAGTACAAGCAACTGGGGAGGACAGAAAAAGCCTGTATAGGTTAGTGGTGCAGTTCCTTCTGCTTGAGCCCTCATTTCCCAAAAAGGGACCAGAAAGAATGTGTATCAACTTTGCCCCAGAAGATATAGACATGGCCGTGGCCAAAAGAGGATCTCAGAAGAGGAGTATGCCAGGGCCACAGTGTTACAAACACTGGCCTGCTGACTTGCAGAGCACTGCAAGTCAGCATTAGCTACCAGAAGGAACTCTGCAAGGGTTTCTGGTCCAAAAATCACAGTCCAGGGAATTCAGACTAGTTCTAATCTTTCCTGGTATTAAAGCAATAACGAAGAAATCCACCCCACTGATGAGCTGAGTCATGTTAAACCAACTGCAAATCCAATGGCTTTTCTTTCAGGTGTGAATAGTAAGAAAGGGAAGTTTTATGCTCAAGAAAATATCTCATTCCTACATTTCATAGTTGATTCTAATTCTCTAGAGAGGGGAAAAATTGCATTAGTCAAATATGTAGAGGCCCAAACTACTAATATTTTTCTcctatttgcattttccttttactGATTCTGTTCTTGAATGCTACCAACAAACATCCATGTTTTCAAAGGTGGTCCTTTCATTGATTCAAAGTAGTAAATTCCGTTTCCTCTAATACCTGTCCTCTATTACCTGCATGCTCTCCAATCCTCTAACATCCCATTTTTAATCATCCATTACCGCTGATTATTTAAAAAGTCGGTATTTTGTAAAAAGCGTGCATACTATTTTGCACAAACACAGGTTCTACATAAAAACCAGCACATGTGACACATGAGAAAGAAACGGTGCTAGAATCTCAGTATACACTCGCCAAATACCACACtgtaaatattttgtgttctCCAAAAACTTCATTTGAGGGATTTGCAATGCAGAACTACTCCCTCCCAATGGGTACCTGCAGTGGGGTCATCCTGGGGAATCTGGACGAGGGTGTAACACATGCCCGGCTGGTTGTAAGCCAAGCTGGGCGCTGGGATGCAACAGATCACGTCGTAAGCGTCCGATGGCTCCATCTGCACAGTGACTCTCTCTAACAGCTGATCATTTAATGTGTTTGTGCAATCAAACTGCAGAAGAATAAATTGAAAAAGAGTTGAACacagaagaaacatttctaatcaagaatttttccccaaatcagcTACAATACTCCACGGCATACAGCAGACACCCTGCATCCTTGATAAAACCTGCTGTTCTCACTGAATGGCTCTTCTTTCCAATTTCACTAGAATTCTTTAACAGATGGGATCATAACCCCCATCCTTTTTTGATCATTGAGGCAAGCAGTACACAGCCTTTTCACTCTACCTTGCAACTCCCTTAAGAGAGAAGCTGTTGTCTCCAGGGCACAGCAACAACACTATTTATGCTACACCCAGTTGAGGGCCAACTCCTATTGCACCCTGGCAAAAGCGTGTAACTTCTCTTACCTGGAAAACAATGTGATTTGTGAACACGTGTTTAATACAACGAACAAAATACTCTGTTTCTGCTTCTGTGAGCTGCACTGGTTCTGAAGACTTGAATAACGGACCCAAGCTCTTAAACTCTGGAATGGCTGCCAGTTGTTCTGTGCAGAAAGTTAAAGAAGATGATAGACACTTAGTGACAGGCTCGTTCGTTGCTCCCGCCTGACCTGTGGCAATCATCCCAATACTTCAAGTGCTGGAGACCCACTGGTTGATCTCTCATACCTTGGAATATATCCTGACGTGAAGGAGCAACCTTCTCAGGCTTGCTGGTCACTAGGGCAATCtctgtgaagaaaaaagcaaagacactGTGCTATCAACTACACCATGCAGGAGTTTTAAGTGCCATTGTATCTCCACTAAAAATTCCTTAACCTAGAGTGTTTCACACATTCTGCTGCAAACCATTGCCAGCCTGGTtcctcacacacacactgaaatatCTTTTCTGTGAGGCAATATTGGATTGTAAGGAGAGGAGAGGTGTTTAGTAATGATGAAGAAACCACACTTGAGCCCAGAATAGCCAGCAAAAAAAgctggaagaaggaggagaagggattaaaaaaaaaaaaaccaaaacaaaccacaaaaaccaaacaaccttttCTTAAAAAGTTATGCGATGTCAAAATGCAAGAATTGTGCAAGAACATGGAAGAAAGCCAGAGGAGTGACTAAGCACTTCTGGAATGTACTTTTTTCAAACATCTATGAACTAATAAATTCTTATTATGTACAAGCTCCTCTCTGATAGCAAGATTAGCAGAATGAATAATGACATTCTTGCCAACCCATATTCCTTTGGAAGAAGTGCTGTCTTCCTTTATCTGTGAACATCAGGTAGGCTTGCTTCTGCAAAGCCAGTGACACTGTAACCTGTATGGCATTTGGCTGAGCCACCTCCAGTCTTGGCCTGACCCTACTAGGAAGGCAGCCAGTTTACAGATGTCAAGTATCATTACGGCAACCTGAATGCTTATAGCCTGCCTACAGCCTATTTAAATGAAGTCCAAGTGTTACCTGCTTTCTGTTCAAAGACTGGTGCAGTAGCCAGTGGAACTGTTTTCATATCAAAAGGTTTGTCGGAAGGCTCCAGTGTATATTGGTGCAGGGCTTTCTCCATCCCAGGAACAGAGACGGTCAAGCCTGCAAAACAGAAGCACAGacagaaaaattcagttttaatagCAGGAACTGTCACAAGGCCTACAGGCACTAGGATATTGGGCTCACAACTGAACAGTGTGAATTTTGGATTGCCCACTGCACCAAAAGCAGAAAGATGCCAGAGTCTGAGAAACATCTCTGTGTCTCGGTTACCTTCCTCTTGAGATATAAACAAGGAAGATTATTTAAAGAGCTCTTCTCTGTATCCCGTCCATTGGTTCAGGCTGCAGAGAAAAACTCCTGTGAAGAATCTAGAGTTTACAGCTAGAGAGATACATTTTGGACTTTGGCTAATAAAAAGCTAGTTAGAGCACTTTCATTTCtcagtaaacacacacacacacacacacgctaaGATACTGGATAGGATAAAAAAAGACCTGCTCTGAAGAGGACACAGAAAGTTGCCATTCCAGAAGGTACTGCAGTCTAAACAGTTCACTCAAGAAAAGTTGTCTTGCAGTAGTCTTAAATATGTTAAATACTCTGCTTGTGGGAACTTTCAACTACAGACAATAAAACATATTTATAATCAGTCCTGGCAACAAAATGCATCATCCTCATTTTGGAATGGAGAAGATGGAGCAAAGGTTAAGAAAATTGTCCCAAGTGAAGGAAGAGGTGATGATGAAAAAAGCCCATCCCACACTCCTGTTCCACTTCCTAGACAATCCTTTTCATATTTTGCTAAATCTACCATTCTCAGTTAGTGCAGTTACTTCACAGGAAAATGCGAGGGCCAGAAAAAACACACAGTTCTGTCCTTTCTAGTTATTCTGACTCAAGTTACATTACAGAAAACTATTCTTACAGCAAAAAAGCCTACCCATAATACAGAATGTGAAATAACAACTCagacttctttcctttctgtcacTGACCATTAAAAATATAGGCAGCATTCAGTGCTATCTGTCTCTGTTGCAGTACATTCAAGTAGAACGTTGCTCTGTCCCGAACTTCGTCATCACTGTCCATCATGCACCTGTTTTGGGGAACAAGAGGACAACGGTCAGCCAGCTCAGGACATCATGAGAGCTGAGCTAAAAAACAGCACTGAGAAGATTGGACTTGATACTGCAATGATAGTCTGAGCGCCCTCCATAGATTTTCAAATTATGCAAAAAGAGTGTTCATACAATACAGTAGTTAAAGTTTAACTTGAAGTTTATATGCAGGTGTCACATCAGAAAACTAAGATTAAAGGAGATGTGTATGTAAATTGTTAACACCATGCACACTTGCTAGATTATACACCTGCATTTTATGGCTAATAATTCTGATGAGCACCATGcggttgcactttttttttttttacagcattctttcacaatagaaaaaaaaggcagaagaaatagATTCCAAAAATAAACATGTTAAAGCTGCTTtctatttcagactgaaaaaatgcGTGTGTGCTCAAGTATTCACCTAGTTTTTCAATTATAGCAGGTGGTTTATAAAGAGattctctctccctcctggcaACTTCTCTCCCTCCTTGTATTGCTCCAGTGACTTCTTGCAGTTGTAATTCACTTGCACCTACACTGAGGCTGCCTTCTGCCTGAAGCACTTCATAACTTGAATTATTCCTCTCACCACAGAGGTCAGACATGGCATAGGTTTACACTATAGTGCTATACAAATGAAGAACATGACATTCATGGTACAGACAATTTAAGGAGGCTGAATAGTCTTAACAAGTGACACGAACCTGTGAAATGGGAACACCCGAGATCACTACTCAGCCACACAGAAATGTTATTTatgagtaaaatgaaaatatattttcttgccTCAAGGGAGGCAAAAAATGTACTAAAACACTGGAGATTTATTACCCATTGAAGAGTGTTCTCAGACCAGATTACTATCAGATGTTTTATGACTAATCACATCTTTCATTCACTTATCTCCAGCAGTGCTATGCTCCCTCCGGCCAGGAAGGAAGGGTGGAAGACAGCCATCTCCTGACTCCTCAACTGGTATGTTGTGACAACCCCAGTGCAAGTTCTGACCTGGTCTGACATTGCTTCTTCATGGAGACAGACTGCCCAGCATCACCAACAAGCTTAGCACATGCACAGCCATATCCACTCACCTCTGCAAAAGCACCAAGATGCTCGGAAGAAGATTCTCATTCTGGGCACCAAATTTTGCTAGCGCACTTACAGcagctagaaaagaaaatgggGAGATGTCAGAGGTGCCCAAGCTATACGCAAACACATTCTCACTGTGCATACTGTTGTCCTGAAGTTCCAATGTACACAGGTTTTCACTTCCACATCATAAACTTCTTAGTGTTATGGAAAGACTAAACTATTTccatattttcaaacagaaatagtTTCATGTCAGGGAATCACAGAACAAGACCAGCTTAACAGCCCTGCAACTCTGTTCTCGGAGAACTCTTTATCGGATAAGGTTACTTTAAGCTCCATGGCTTATTCCCGTTGTTGGCCCCTCTGCCATTAGCTGTAGCTCACACCCCCAGATAAACCTGTTTTTCACACACAGGGGTGACATGCATCCAGTGACTTTGCAAGGAGCTGAAACCCCTCAGCAGCCACTTAGAGCTGCCTCTCCAAATTAATGTAATTTCAGCACAGCATCAGCTTGAAGAAATGCCACAtgtaggaagaagagaaagctctATAAGGAAGTACAAGCTTTATGCCCTTGGTGGTTAAAAAAGGACCCATATTTTTACAACAACAAAGTTTCTAGACATTGTACACTCTGTAGGGGATGCTCTTCCTGTGCTGCCAGGTCACAGTTAGGAAAACTGTGTCCAAAAGAGCTGTCACGAAAAACCAAATGCAATCTGGACCATACTGTATTTGTGAgttccttctgcttcctctctccCAGCAGTACTTCCTCTTCTAACACAAAAGAGATCAAGCTGATGCTGATATCACTCCAATGCCAAGTCCCAAGTATGAAAATAGGCTGAACACTCTAAAGAGTTTGTTGTAAAGGCTCCGCAGGAAGGAAATATCAGTCTGCAACACGCTTCCAGGGAGGAATCCTTATCTTGTGAGAGAGATTTCCATAGAGACAATAGCCTATAGCAGACAATTATGGGAACTAACAGCATCCTCTCCTCATGTATTAACCTCTTGACTTCTAGGAGGCATTCAAAGAAGGAACTAGAAAGCTAATATATTGCTTATGTTCTGTGAAGCAGGAGGACCAAGTGCTGATGCTAAGATGACATGAGGAGTTTAAACACACTGCAGGATAAAAATCACCTTCACAGCTGACGCATAGAAGAGCTAGATCTTCGCAGTGCCTGTGGAGTAACCATTGCCTCCCACGCCCAAACCCAGTTTCAGCTCTGAGATTTCCAGCAGAGCTCAGACATGAAATCGTCAAGCATGTGAGTGAGCTGAACTTACCAGCCCTCACAGCCTCGTTCTCCAGCACCACCCTGTTGAATATGAAGCGGATATACTTGGATGGGGATGGAGTCCTTGGCCCCTCTTTTCCCAGCAGGTGCAGGATCTTTGTGGCTAGGACAGTATGTTCGCAGTCTTCAATGAACTCGCAGAGGTGAGCCAAGCCCGATTCCTTACTCTCAGGATTCTCCTCAATGATGCTGATTATACAGTCCACAATGGCTCGCTTGTACTCAAAGCCACCCTGGGAAAGGAAAATCAAGGACACTGACCCGGCAGGCGGAGCTCAGTCCACAGCGCTGCTCAGTTCCCCTCATGCTTCAATTAATTCTTTCCATTAAGAAAAACAAGCATTTGTACgtaaggagaaaagagaaggggtGCTGGATGACCTAACAGGGTCTTTCCAGTCCCCTCTGACCCATACAGGCACATCATCTGAGCATCTCTTCAGATCTGTTTTTGATGTACCAGCTCTAAGGACATTCATAAACACATTTCAGGCAGATCCAACCCATGAGATCAGCAAGGCCTTGGTAATCAGTCAGGCCCCATCATTGCTGTGTACCCACTGATGTTAGACAGAAGAGACCCTTCATACCATCTATCAGAGCTACCTGGCAATTACTACACAAAGAAAGTTTCACACATACATCATCCCTGAGCATATTGGAGAGGAAGGTCATCATGACGCTGTGTTTCCGAGGGTATTTCTGGCACAAAGCACTGATAGCCTGTACTACCACTACCTGCAAAATAACAGAGAAGGACGTTAGTCgtgtgcatttatttttccataaaaaaatacAGGCTTCTTACCATCTCAAGTTGTCAACTTGATAGATTAAATTCATGTatcagaaggataaaatcagGTGGTGGACTCTCAGCACGAGTGTGTTAACCTTGCACTAGCATGCTGCAAGACCTGGCTCTGCTAGAAGGACTGTAATTTATGACAGGCTACATTAATTCAATCgcttccccccccttcctctgccctgtGACTATCCTGACCTAATTCTAACTTAACTAGTTACATTCTGTCATTAAAACTCTTTGCAATTTTAAACTTGTCTaatatgtatttccttttctcataAAAACAAGAACTTAAGACCACTGTACACTAGCAGACATTGACTTTGTAGAGACATGCTATGCTCCTTAAGGCAACTCCAGGGTGTAAAAGGGACAGGTACAAGTGATCTACCATCCTTAACCAAGTTAGCACCTCAGTTCATAGTGACTAAACTTGACAAATTAGATAGAAATTTACAGTTCGCGCCGTTTCCTAACTATGTATCAGACTGAAGTGACACAGACTCAATCAAAACAGTTAAAATCCCTCTTCCTCTCCAAAGAGGAAACCAGAAGGCAGTACAAGGTTTTCCAGGATACTGCACAGGAGCCAGGAATCCACCAAACAACATTTATCCTTTCTTGGAGCGGTGGGAGGAGATGACACAGTCTATTTAAGTTGGAAATCAGAGGACTCCACCTTCTGAATTTCACACTGGCTTTGCTCTATCAGACTATAGTCACTGAAGGATTAACAAATGGGAAAAGCTTCATAATAACAAGAATGGGAGAAAAACCTGCAGCTGGACAGAGCAGAGGCCTCCAATGCCACACCTTAAACTCATCTGATATTTCTGACACGAAGGAAGAGATCTGTTTCATGAGCCTGTCTACACTGCTCTCACTGCCTGTCTTCAGCAGGGTGGTGATGGCAAGGGTAGCGATACTGCGATTGGAGTCAGTGATGAGGTTTTCTAGATCCAGGTTGCAGGCAGTGACTGCAGATGGATGCTTCATGGCCACCTGTAAAGGAAAAGATTCCAAAATTATATGGGGGGCAATAACATCCTACAATTCAAAGCTTTTGGTGGGACAAGGATTAaatcttcccccgctcccccaaGTATGGCTCTGTTCTGTAAGGATTGCAACTAAACCTACATCACACGACTGCTGGCAAGATGCAATCAAAGCTCAAGTTCTTTTGTCTCAGCACTTCAAATGAACTCCTCTAACTGTAAGTTACAGCTCATGGGTTTGACAGTCACAAACTGCTTCTGTTGCAGCGTGCAGCTTTGAAATCAGGATGTTATTTCCTTCACACAGACATCCTATTCACACTTTTTGCAGTATTAAATATCCGGGACTCTGCTTCCTTACAGCTGAAAGCTTACAAGTTATCCAACTACAGCTTGTTATAGCCCTGTGGTCCAGAAATGAGCAAACATAGCTTGAGTGCAGAAAAGATTTCTGTCACACCAGAAGATTTGGAATGGAAAAGCCAATTCTCCAGCATGAAGTATTTCCAAATACAGTAATCCTAAGAGCAGTCACTCTACATTAAGTAACATGCCATTAGGCACTGAAGTCTAGCTTCCTCTGATGCTCAGAGATTTATGCTCGTTTAGAAGGCTTTGGAAGTACTCACTTTATTAAGGGTCCGTACAGCTGCATATCTCAAGACAGGTTTGGGAGAACTACAGAAAAGctgcagcactgaaaataaagaaaatatataatgAAGAGGagtaacacaaaacaaaatgttacAGAGTAGAGACTGTTTAACAAAAAACAGCTCCCAGTACTGCAACTCTAGGCACCTGTAATGTCTGAGGAGCAGAAGGTGAGAGCCCTCATGACCACACCAGATGAGGAAAAGGAAACTGCCTTGTGCCAGCACTTTGGTATTGAGAGGTGCAAATAGTTTAGTCAGAATTCACCACAGCAGAAAACCAGACATGGTCTCTTTCAAAGAAAGGGAATAGAGAGGAAAGTCTAATGTGTCCACATTCAACTGTGTGCTGCTAAATATTCATGCAACTCTATGCATAATTTATCACTAGCTTCACAAGCAAGTTAAAAATAACTTCCCGTTGTTCATCTTGTATCAATATAGGTGGGTTGCATAGTTGCCTGTGGCACATCTATGCTATCAAGTTCTCCTCTACCTTCCCTTCCACCGCAACTTCCTGCAGCCACCTCTAGTGCCCATTCTCTAAAGCCCTGGATGAAATGGGGAAATGGGATCAATGTGCTTGGGATCCAAAAGCCCTGTAACCTGGGGACAATTCAGGTTTTGAGTGCAGTATTTTAGTTATGCTGTATTGTCTCTGACATGTTTTTCCACCCTTTCTTTCAGCTGCATCAATGGCACAAAGGACTCTATGACCAACCTGAAACAGCTGGTGCCAGCTCCCTGGCTGTGCAGTTTGGGAGATGGATGATTGCAGAAGCAGCTTCGTAAATAACCATTTCATGCTTATTCCGCAGACAGCTCTCAATAAAGTCAAACAGTGGACTTTCATGGCTATAAACAGAAGACACTTCACAGCTTGATGCTGAATTATGTACAAACCACTAACACCGCATTTCTGAAAACTTGACAGAAAGCACAGCTAATGCACTGGCTTTCCTGTTTCCTACACCACCATATTGCTCAACTCATACTTGACCTCTAAACTTGCTATTTACTGTTATTCTAGTTGTCTTTACGTTATCTTCTTCAAGCtagaaatgctgcattttagAATTAAGTACTTTACTATTAACAAAAATTTCCACTGATAGAAGAATTTCATCACGAGGTGAGTTTCTCAGATAACTATACCCTCCTCTGCTAGTATGAGAGATCAGAATAGGAAAGATCCTTTTGTTTATATCCCCACAATACAGGCAGAACCTTACTGCATTTGAAATGCATCTAACTAGACAAAGTACAAAACCTCTCCAGAGATTATTCTGCAGTTTTAATCCTACTGTCAGCTAAGTTTTGGTAGTGTgacaccaaaaaaatccaaaccccaccacacaactGCCATGCATACCACCACTCAGTTCAGTCTAGCATTCTGCTTCTACTTGTATTTTACTTTTAACACTAGTACTGGGTGTAGATTTCcacaaactttaaaaacaaacaactttcctAGCTACCATTTACCTCAAActataattctttttttgtaaTCCACATGCTGCCTCTTACTTACCCCTCATCAGATTCCTTCAAGAGTTTGCTTGCAATTCGGATCAGCATGCAGTACGCAAACTGGGATTTCAGTCCAGATTTAGTGAACTTATTCAGCATCTTGGAAACCGCAAGGCGATCATTTTTTCTAAGGTGATAGAGCAGCCCCAAAGCATGATACTAGGAAATCAGAAATAGATGTGTGGGTATTGAATACACACTGCAGTTGGAAAAGCCAGACTGTAAGACATAAGAGGGCTAATAATCACTGTTTCCTAGCAGAAACACCTAACCTCAAATGATCTGAGTTTCCTAAGTTGCAAAGATCTGCAgtatttccttccccttcctgtcCACCATAAGACAGCCTCAACATATTTCTGAAGATCAAAAAGAGCCATGAAGTTAGTTTACTCCCTTTTCTCCCCATTAAATGTCAGAACTTCAAAGGCTTCAGCTCA
It encodes:
- the COPG2 gene encoding coatomer subunit gamma-2 isoform X4, with protein sequence MILTKDMTGKEDVYRGPAIRALCRITDGTMLQAIERYMKQAIVDKVPSVSSSALVSSLHMMKISYDVVKRWINEAQEAASSDNIMVQYHALGLLYHLRKNDRLAVSKMLNKFTKSGLKSQFAYCMLIRIASKLLKESDEGHESPLFDFIESCLRNKHEMVIYEAASAIIHLPNCTARELAPAVSVLQLFCSSPKPVLRYAAVRTLNKVAMKHPSAVTACNLDLENLITDSNRSIATLAITTLLKTGSESSVDRLMKQISSFVSEISDEFKVVVVQAISALCQKYPRKHSVMMTFLSNMLRDDGGFEYKRAIVDCIISIIEENPESKESGLAHLCEFIEDCEHTVLATKILHLLGKEGPRTPSPSKYIRFIFNRVVLENEAVRAAAVSALAKFGAQNENLLPSILVLLQRCMMDSDDEVRDRATFYLNVLQQRQIALNAAYIFNGLTVSVPGMEKALHQYTLEPSDKPFDMKTVPLATAPVFEQKAEIALVTSKPEKVAPSRQDIFQEQLAAIPEFKSLGPLFKSSEPVQLTEAETEYFVRCIKHVFTNHIVFQFDCTNTLNDQLLERVTVQMEPSDAYDVICCIPAPSLAYNQPGMCYTLVQIPQDDPTAVACTFSCTMKFTVRDCDPNTGVPEEDGYDDEYVLEDLEVTVSDHIQKVLKPNFAAAWEEVGDDFEKEETFALSSIKTLDEAVNNIIKFLGMQPCERSDKVPENKNSHTLYLAGVYRGGCDVLVRSRLALGDGVTMQVTVRSKEETPVDVILASVG